A stretch of the Streptomyces sp. WMMB303 genome encodes the following:
- the mltG gene encoding endolytic transglycosylase MltG codes for MTEYDQGHGSQPWHPDDPLYGDQEWNTAQQAGYQSGWQQVPQQQGQYSGHPGSPYAEQQYPQQYAPGGWDGTGQQPPAGNPGYGSGYPEPPHAGPYPDLYAADGYRTGGHSTGEYPTGEYATGGYQPGYPAGSYPAGAYPDVGHGTGEHPVGGPHPQYPGDPYATGEYPSGPYPGGHHTGEYPTGEYPTDEYGAPPNPGHYGAQGGYPPAPADPQQQPVPRPREAPEPDPETGWDPGPDQGEHAFFADRDEDYDEDGGDYGEHDDRGRRGRERGGRPKRRRGCGLVIVAALVAGVGVVGYVGHDFYQSHFGAAPDYSGSGSGEVMVDIPEGASLAEMGQVLEKGGVVKSPGAFVEAADGNEKAQSIQAGTYTLRKRMSGAEAVAMMLDPASQNGLIVVEGWRASKIYAEIDKKLDVSKGTTKKAAESGDIGLPDWADGKPEGFLFPSKYSIGKESKPRDVLRKMVKRAESEYARTGLEEKAEKSGKTPKEVLTIASLVQAEAQQDHEFGKVSRVIHNRLEKDMRLGFDSTINYAMGRSTLNTSVADTKYPSPYNTYLHKGLPPGPIGNPGHQAIEAALEPTEGDWLYFVTVKPGDTRFTDSAREHQKNVEDFNKEQRKKKEAGD; via the coding sequence ATGACTGAGTACGACCAGGGCCATGGCTCCCAACCGTGGCACCCTGACGACCCCCTCTACGGGGACCAGGAGTGGAACACGGCCCAGCAGGCCGGGTACCAGAGCGGCTGGCAGCAGGTTCCCCAGCAGCAGGGGCAGTACTCCGGCCACCCCGGGTCCCCGTACGCCGAGCAGCAGTACCCGCAGCAGTACGCCCCCGGCGGCTGGGACGGCACCGGGCAGCAGCCCCCCGCCGGCAATCCCGGGTACGGCTCCGGGTACCCGGAGCCGCCGCACGCCGGCCCCTACCCGGACCTCTACGCCGCGGACGGATACCGCACCGGGGGCCACTCCACGGGCGAATACCCGACCGGCGAGTACGCCACCGGCGGGTATCAGCCCGGATACCCGGCCGGGAGCTATCCGGCCGGTGCCTACCCCGACGTCGGCCACGGCACGGGTGAGCATCCCGTCGGGGGCCCGCATCCGCAGTACCCCGGCGATCCGTACGCGACCGGTGAGTACCCCTCCGGCCCGTACCCCGGGGGCCACCACACCGGCGAGTATCCGACCGGTGAATACCCGACGGACGAGTACGGCGCCCCACCGAACCCCGGCCACTACGGCGCGCAGGGCGGCTACCCACCCGCCCCCGCCGACCCGCAGCAGCAGCCGGTGCCCCGGCCCCGGGAGGCACCGGAACCGGACCCGGAGACGGGCTGGGACCCGGGCCCGGACCAGGGCGAGCATGCCTTCTTCGCGGACCGTGACGAGGACTACGACGAGGACGGCGGCGACTACGGCGAGCACGACGACCGTGGACGCAGGGGCCGGGAGCGCGGCGGCAGGCCCAAGCGCCGGCGCGGCTGCGGGCTGGTCATCGTCGCCGCCCTCGTGGCGGGGGTGGGAGTCGTCGGGTATGTCGGCCACGACTTCTACCAGAGCCACTTCGGGGCGGCTCCCGACTACTCGGGCAGCGGTTCCGGCGAGGTCATGGTCGACATCCCGGAGGGCGCCTCGCTCGCCGAGATGGGGCAGGTCCTCGAGAAGGGGGGCGTGGTCAAGAGCCCCGGTGCCTTCGTGGAAGCTGCCGACGGCAACGAGAAGGCCCAGAGCATCCAGGCCGGTACCTACACCCTCCGCAAGCGGATGTCCGGTGCGGAGGCCGTGGCGATGATGCTCGACCCGGCCAGCCAGAACGGCCTCATCGTCGTCGAGGGCTGGCGGGCCTCGAAGATCTACGCCGAGATCGACAAGAAGCTGGACGTGTCGAAGGGGACCACGAAGAAGGCCGCCGAGTCCGGCGACATCGGCCTGCCCGACTGGGCGGACGGCAAGCCGGAAGGTTTCCTCTTCCCCTCCAAGTACAGCATCGGCAAGGAGAGCAAGCCGCGGGACGTGCTGCGCAAGATGGTCAAGCGGGCCGAGTCCGAGTACGCCAGGACCGGGCTGGAGGAGAAGGCCGAGAAGAGCGGCAAGACGCCGAAGGAGGTCCTCACCATCGCTTCGCTCGTGCAGGCGGAGGCCCAGCAGGACCACGAGTTCGGCAAGGTCTCCCGCGTCATCCACAACCGCCTCGAGAAGGACATGCGGCTGGGCTTCGACTCCACCATCAACTACGCGATGGGGCGCTCGACCCTGAACACCTCGGTCGCCGACACCAAGTACCCCTCGCCGTACAACACTTACCTGCACAAGGGGCTCCCGCCAGGCCCGATCGGCAACCCCGGGCACCAGGCGATCGAAGCGGCGCTCGAGCCGACCGAGGGCGACTGGCTGTACTTCGTCACGGTCAAGCCCGGCGACACCCGCTTCACCGACAGCGCGCGGGAACACCAGAAGAACGTCGAAGACTTCAACAAGGAACAGCGCAAGAAGAAGGAGGCCGGGGACTGA
- the ruvX gene encoding Holliday junction resolvase RuvX, translating into MVPGAAPSEEAAPFRRGRRLAVDVGDARIGVASSDPDGVLATPVETVPGRDVPAARRRLAALVAEYEPLEVVVGLPRSLHGGEGPAAAKVRDFAQELAKNITPVPVRLVDERLSTVTAAQGMRASGVGAKKGRSRIDQAAAVVILQSALETERTSGRPPGQCVEVVV; encoded by the coding sequence ATGGTCCCCGGCGCCGCGCCGTCCGAGGAGGCCGCGCCCTTCCGGCGCGGCCGGCGGCTCGCCGTGGATGTCGGGGACGCCAGGATCGGGGTCGCCTCCAGCGACCCCGACGGGGTCCTGGCCACCCCGGTGGAGACGGTTCCCGGGCGGGACGTCCCGGCCGCCCGGCGGCGGCTGGCGGCGCTGGTCGCGGAGTACGAGCCGCTGGAGGTCGTCGTCGGGCTGCCGCGTTCGCTGCACGGCGGCGAGGGTCCGGCGGCCGCCAAGGTTCGTGATTTCGCACAGGAGTTGGCGAAAAACATCACACCTGTTCCGGTCCGCCTCGTCGACGAACGGCTGTCGACGGTCACGGCCGCGCAGGGGATGCGGGCCTCCGGAGTCGGTGCCAAAAAGGGACGTTCACGTATCGACCAGGCGGCCGCCGTGGTGATCCTGCAGAGCGCGCTGGAGACCGAGCGGACCTCCGGCCGGCCGCCGGGGCAGTGCGTCGAAGTGGTTGTCTGA
- the alaS gene encoding alanine--tRNA ligase: MESAEIRRRWLRFFEERGHHVVPSASLIADDPTLLLVPAGMVPFKPYFLGEVTPPWQRATSVQKCVRTPDIEEVGKTTRHGTFFQMCGNFSFGDYFKEGAAKLAWELLTSSQEQGGYGLDPERLWITVYEQDDEAERIWREVVGVPPERIQRLGMEENYWSMGVPGPCGPCSEINYDRGPEFGPEGGPAVNDERYVELWNLVFMQYERGEGTTKTDFEILGELPSKNIDTGLGLERLAMVLQGVHNMYEIDTSRAVIDKATALTGVAYGAAEDTDVSLRVVCDHIRTSVMLIGDGVTPGNEGRGYVLRRIMRRAIRNMRILGATGPVAEDLIDVVITTMGQQYPELITDRKRIEAVALAEEAAFLKTLKAGTNILDTAVTETRKQGSTVLPGDKAFQLHDTWGFPIDLTLEMAAEQGLSVDEQGFRRLMKEQRERAKADARAKKTGHADLSAYREIADTAGSTDFTGYAGTSGEATVVGLLVDGASAPAAGEGDEVEVVLDRTPFYAEGGGQLADTGRIRLEGGAVVQVRDVQQPVPGVSVHKGSVQVGEVTVGSSAYAEIDGDRRRSIARAHSATHLTHQALRDALGPTAAQAGSENAPGRFRFDFGSPAAVPGTVLTDVEQKINEVLARELDVHAEYMGIDDAKKQGALAEFGEKYGQTVRVVTIGDFSKELCGGTHVHNTAQLGLVKLLGESSIGSGVRRVEALVGVDAYKFLAREHTVVSQLTELLKGRSEDLPERVSGMLGRLKDAEKEIERFRAEKVLQAAAGIAGDAKDVRGTALAAARVPDGTTADDLRTLVLDVRQRLGSRPAVVALFAVTGGRPLTVIATNEAARDSGLRAGDLVRAAARTLGGGGGGKPDVAQGGGQNPEAVDEAVAAVERLVAEAGGNA, encoded by the coding sequence ATGGAGTCGGCTGAAATCCGCCGCCGCTGGCTGCGCTTCTTCGAGGAGCGGGGGCACCATGTGGTGCCATCGGCGTCGCTGATCGCGGACGACCCGACGCTGCTGCTGGTCCCCGCCGGCATGGTGCCGTTCAAGCCGTACTTCCTGGGCGAGGTCACCCCGCCCTGGCAGCGGGCCACCAGCGTGCAGAAGTGCGTGCGGACGCCGGACATCGAAGAGGTCGGCAAGACCACCCGGCACGGCACCTTCTTCCAGATGTGCGGCAACTTCTCCTTCGGCGACTACTTCAAGGAGGGGGCCGCGAAGCTCGCCTGGGAGCTGCTGACCTCCTCGCAGGAGCAGGGCGGCTACGGACTCGACCCCGAGCGGCTGTGGATCACCGTCTACGAGCAGGACGACGAGGCCGAGCGGATCTGGCGCGAGGTCGTCGGCGTGCCCCCCGAGCGCATCCAGCGCCTGGGCATGGAGGAGAACTACTGGTCCATGGGCGTACCCGGCCCGTGCGGGCCGTGCTCGGAGATCAACTACGACCGCGGCCCCGAGTTCGGACCCGAGGGCGGCCCCGCCGTCAACGACGAGCGGTACGTCGAGCTGTGGAACCTCGTGTTCATGCAGTACGAGCGCGGCGAGGGCACCACCAAGACCGACTTCGAGATCCTCGGTGAGCTGCCCAGCAAGAACATCGACACCGGGCTCGGCCTGGAACGCCTGGCGATGGTCCTGCAGGGCGTGCACAACATGTACGAGATCGACACCTCGCGCGCCGTCATCGACAAGGCCACCGCGCTGACCGGGGTCGCCTACGGCGCCGCCGAGGACACCGACGTGTCGCTGCGCGTGGTCTGCGACCACATCCGCACCTCCGTCATGCTCATCGGCGACGGCGTCACCCCCGGCAACGAGGGCCGCGGCTATGTGCTGCGCCGCATCATGCGCCGCGCCATCCGCAACATGCGCATCCTGGGCGCCACCGGCCCGGTGGCGGAGGACCTGATCGACGTCGTCATCACGACGATGGGTCAGCAGTACCCGGAGCTGATCACCGACCGGAAGCGTATCGAGGCCGTCGCGCTCGCCGAGGAGGCCGCCTTCCTCAAGACGCTGAAGGCCGGTACGAACATCCTCGACACCGCCGTCACCGAGACCCGGAAGCAGGGCAGCACCGTGCTGCCCGGCGACAAGGCCTTCCAGCTCCACGACACCTGGGGCTTCCCCATCGACCTCACCCTGGAGATGGCTGCCGAACAGGGGCTGTCGGTGGACGAACAGGGCTTCCGCCGACTGATGAAGGAGCAGCGGGAGCGCGCCAAGGCCGACGCCAGGGCGAAGAAGACCGGCCACGCCGACCTGTCGGCCTACCGGGAGATCGCCGACACGGCGGGCTCCACCGACTTCACCGGCTACGCCGGCACCTCCGGCGAGGCCACGGTCGTCGGTCTGCTGGTCGACGGGGCCTCCGCACCCGCCGCCGGCGAGGGCGACGAGGTCGAGGTCGTCCTCGACCGCACCCCGTTCTACGCCGAGGGCGGCGGCCAGCTCGCGGACACCGGCCGCATCCGGCTGGAGGGCGGCGCCGTGGTCCAGGTGCGCGACGTCCAGCAGCCGGTGCCCGGTGTCAGCGTGCACAAGGGTTCCGTGCAGGTCGGCGAGGTCACCGTGGGCTCGTCCGCCTACGCGGAGATCGACGGGGACCGGCGCCGCTCCATCGCCCGTGCGCACAGCGCCACCCACCTGACCCACCAGGCGCTGCGGGACGCGCTCGGTCCGACGGCCGCGCAGGCCGGTTCGGAGAACGCCCCGGGCCGGTTCCGCTTCGACTTCGGTTCGCCCGCCGCCGTACCCGGCACGGTGCTCACCGACGTGGAGCAGAAGATCAACGAGGTGCTGGCCCGCGAACTGGACGTGCACGCCGAGTACATGGGCATCGACGACGCCAAGAAGCAGGGCGCGCTGGCCGAGTTCGGCGAGAAGTACGGACAGACGGTGCGTGTGGTGACCATCGGCGACTTCTCCAAGGAGCTGTGCGGCGGCACGCACGTGCACAACACCGCGCAGCTCGGCCTGGTCAAGCTGCTCGGCGAGTCCTCCATCGGCTCGGGGGTGCGCCGTGTCGAGGCGCTGGTCGGGGTGGACGCCTACAAGTTCCTCGCCCGCGAGCACACCGTCGTCTCGCAGCTGACCGAGTTGCTCAAGGGCCGCTCCGAGGACCTGCCCGAGCGGGTCTCCGGGATGCTGGGCCGGCTGAAGGACGCCGAGAAGGAGATCGAGCGGTTCCGCGCCGAGAAGGTGCTGCAGGCCGCCGCGGGGATCGCCGGGGACGCCAAGGACGTACGGGGCACCGCGCTGGCCGCGGCCCGGGTGCCGGACGGCACCACGGCCGACGATCTGCGCACCCTGGTGCTGGATGTCCGCCAGCGGCTCGGCAGCCGCCCCGCCGTGGTCGCGCTGTTCGCCGTCACAGGCGGGCGCCCGCTCACCGTCATCGCCACCAACGAGGCGGCCAGGGATTCCGGGCTGCGCGCCGGTGATCTGGTGCGCGCGGCCGCCAGGACACTCGGTGGCGGTGGCGGCGGAAAGCCGGACGTGGCCCAGGGCGGCGGCCAGAACCCGGAGGCCGTGGACGAGGCCGTGGCCGCGGTGGAGCGGCTGGTCGCCGAGGCCGGGGGCAACGCCTGA
- a CDS encoding DUF6167 family protein: MIRRAFWFTTGAAAGVWATTKVQRKIRSLAPDALALRAADKAVEGGHRLKEFALDVRAGMAQREGELKDALGLSEPEEADRYRELPAATSAPLPRQPERAVLRGQAARPPGGELPAHHEYRDHQSTPNHPNDRNEDH; encoded by the coding sequence ATGATCCGCCGAGCCTTCTGGTTCACCACCGGCGCCGCAGCCGGTGTCTGGGCCACCACCAAGGTCCAGCGCAAGATCCGCAGCCTCGCGCCGGACGCGCTGGCGCTGCGCGCCGCCGACAAGGCCGTCGAAGGCGGCCACCGGCTGAAGGAGTTCGCGCTCGACGTGCGCGCGGGCATGGCCCAGCGGGAGGGCGAACTCAAGGACGCACTGGGTCTGTCGGAACCCGAGGAGGCCGACCGGTACCGGGAACTCCCGGCCGCCACGTCCGCCCCCCTCCCGCGGCAGCCGGAGCGGGCGGTGCTGCGCGGGCAGGCCGCCCGGCCGCCCGGCGGCGAACTCCCCGCCCACCATGAGTACCGGGACCACCAGTCCACCCCCAACCACCCGAACGACCGGAATGAGGACCACTGA
- a CDS encoding DUF948 domain-containing protein has protein sequence MSGGEVAGLLVAVFWAILVSFLAVVLVRLAQTLRAATKLVTGVTEQAVPLLGEASATVRSAQTQLDRVDAIATDVQEVTSNASALSSTVSTTFGGPLVKVAAFGYGVRRALGRKDGSEREPRAGRGVVVGRTVPAARRGGRKRGRG, from the coding sequence GTGTCCGGTGGAGAAGTGGCCGGCCTCCTCGTGGCCGTCTTCTGGGCGATCCTGGTGTCGTTCCTCGCCGTCGTGCTGGTGAGGCTCGCGCAGACGCTCAGGGCGGCGACCAAGCTGGTGACAGGTGTGACGGAACAGGCGGTCCCCCTCCTGGGAGAGGCGTCGGCAACCGTCCGTTCCGCGCAGACCCAGCTCGACCGCGTCGACGCCATCGCGACGGACGTCCAGGAGGTCACCTCCAACGCCTCCGCGCTCTCCTCCACCGTCTCGACCACCTTCGGCGGCCCGCTCGTCAAGGTCGCCGCCTTCGGCTACGGCGTACGCCGCGCGCTGGGGCGCAAGGACGGATCGGAGCGGGAGCCGCGCGCGGGCCGCGGCGTGGTCGTCGGCCGCACCGTACCCGCCGCCCGCCGTGGCGGCCGCAAGCGTGGAAGGGGCTGA
- the rpsD gene encoding 30S ribosomal protein S4, whose protein sequence is MNQSRPKVKKSRALGVALTPKAVKYFEQRPYPPGEHGRGRKQNSDYKVRLLEKQRLRAQYDISESQMRRAYERARKTEVKTGEALVIELERRLDALVLRSGLARTIYQARQMVVHGHIAVNDRKVDKPSFRVRPDDVVMVRERSRSKHPFQVAREGGYAGEGETPRYLQVNLQALAFRLDRDPNRKEIPVICDEQLVVEYYAR, encoded by the coding sequence GTGAACCAGTCGCGTCCCAAGGTCAAGAAGTCGCGTGCCCTGGGCGTCGCGCTGACCCCGAAGGCCGTCAAGTACTTCGAACAGCGCCCGTACCCGCCCGGGGAGCACGGCCGGGGCCGCAAGCAGAACAGTGACTACAAGGTCCGGCTGCTGGAGAAGCAGCGGCTGCGCGCCCAGTACGACATCAGCGAGAGCCAGATGCGCCGCGCCTACGAGCGCGCCCGCAAGACCGAGGTCAAGACGGGTGAGGCCCTGGTCATCGAGCTGGAGCGGCGGCTGGACGCGCTCGTGCTCCGCTCCGGCCTGGCCCGCACCATCTACCAGGCCCGGCAGATGGTGGTGCACGGCCACATCGCGGTCAACGACCGCAAGGTCGACAAGCCCTCCTTCCGCGTCCGTCCCGACGACGTGGTGATGGTCCGCGAGCGCAGCCGCAGCAAGCACCCCTTCCAGGTCGCCCGCGAGGGCGGCTACGCGGGCGAGGGTGAGACCCCGCGCTACCTCCAGGTCAACCTGCAGGCGCTCGCCTTCCGTCTGGACCGGGACCCCAACCGCAAGGAGATCCCGGTGATCTGCGACGAGCAGCTCGTGGTCGAGTACTACGCCCGCTGA
- a CDS encoding DUF2470 domain-containing protein translates to MFRPGIPLPGTDAEEEQPRPVEDARQPTAAERVRTLAQSSVSALLTIPGAEPDLREPGSGIPQVRTVTPEGDVLLLVAADSPEARVSAYAQDDDLTAVMEITDVAPVSVPHRVRGRAWIAGWLTPVRGEDRAACARLLAEAAPAEPVAGTSRRMLRLEVGECWIDDLWGAESVEPDAFAAAAPDPLADHEAELLQHLAAAHREQVHGLCACQGWEQAVPVALDRFGLRVRGWSARGACADARFDFAEPVGTVAELRRAMHGLFAAGG, encoded by the coding sequence ATGTTTCGACCTGGGATCCCCCTGCCCGGCACCGACGCCGAGGAGGAACAGCCGCGTCCCGTGGAAGACGCCCGGCAGCCGACCGCCGCCGAACGGGTACGAACCCTCGCACAATCCAGCGTATCCGCCCTGCTGACCATTCCCGGAGCCGAGCCCGACCTGCGGGAACCCGGCTCCGGCATCCCCCAGGTCCGCACCGTCACCCCGGAGGGCGATGTCCTGCTGCTGGTCGCCGCCGACTCGCCGGAGGCCCGGGTGAGCGCCTACGCGCAGGACGACGACCTCACCGCGGTGATGGAGATCACGGATGTGGCACCCGTCTCCGTACCGCACCGGGTCCGGGGCCGCGCCTGGATCGCCGGCTGGCTCACCCCGGTACGCGGTGAGGACCGCGCGGCCTGCGCCCGGCTGCTCGCCGAAGCGGCCCCCGCGGAGCCGGTCGCGGGGACCTCGCGGCGGATGCTGCGACTGGAGGTCGGCGAGTGCTGGATCGACGACCTGTGGGGCGCGGAGTCCGTGGAACCCGACGCCTTCGCCGCCGCCGCGCCCGACCCGCTCGCCGACCACGAGGCGGAGCTGCTGCAGCACCTGGCCGCCGCCCACCGGGAGCAGGTGCACGGGCTGTGCGCCTGTCAGGGGTGGGAGCAGGCGGTCCCGGTGGCCCTCGACCGGTTCGGGCTGCGGGTGCGGGGCTGGAGTGCGCGCGGAGCATGCGCGGACGCCCGCTTCGACTTCGCCGAGCCGGTCGGCACGGTGGCCGAGCTGCGCCGCGCGATGCACGGCCTGTTCGCCGCGGGCGGCTGA
- a CDS encoding replication-associated recombination protein A, translating to MEPDLFTAAAEDRQAKDPSASPLAVRMRPRTLDEVVGQQHLLRPGSPLRRLVGEGGGGPAGTSSVLLWGPPGTGKTTLAYVVSQATDKRFVELSAITAGVKEVRSVIDGARRASGAYGKDTVLFLDEIHRFSKAQQDSLLPAVENRWVTLIAATTENPYFSVISPLLSRSLLLTLEPLTDEDIRGLLRRALTEERGLAARVTLPEDSEGHLLRIAGGDARRALTALEAGAGAALAKGESAISLATVEEAVDRAAVKYDRAGDQHYDVASALIKSIRGSDVDAALHYLARMIEAGEDPRFIARRLMISASEDIGLADPTALQTAVAAAQAVALIGFPEARITLGQATVALALAPKSNAAYLAIDAALADVRAGLAGPVPAHLRDSHYQGSQQLGHGAGYQYPHDLPGGIAAQQYAPDAVHGRRYYEPTRYGAEARYADIADRVRARLRGEED from the coding sequence GTGGAACCCGACCTATTCACCGCAGCAGCAGAGGACCGCCAGGCGAAGGACCCGTCGGCCAGCCCCCTCGCGGTCCGGATGCGCCCGCGCACCCTGGACGAGGTCGTGGGGCAGCAGCATCTGCTGCGCCCCGGATCTCCGCTGCGCCGTCTGGTGGGGGAGGGTGGCGGCGGCCCGGCCGGAACCTCGTCCGTGCTGCTGTGGGGACCGCCGGGCACCGGGAAGACGACCCTGGCCTACGTGGTCAGCCAGGCCACCGACAAGCGGTTCGTGGAACTGTCGGCGATCACCGCCGGGGTCAAGGAAGTACGCAGTGTCATCGACGGCGCGCGTCGTGCCTCCGGCGCCTACGGCAAGGACACCGTCCTCTTCCTCGACGAGATCCACCGCTTCAGCAAGGCCCAGCAGGACTCCCTGCTGCCCGCGGTGGAGAACCGTTGGGTGACCCTGATCGCGGCCACCACCGAGAACCCCTACTTCTCGGTGATCTCCCCGCTGCTGTCCCGCTCGCTGCTGCTGACGCTGGAGCCGCTGACCGACGAGGACATCCGCGGGCTGCTGCGCCGCGCCCTGACCGAGGAGCGGGGCCTGGCGGCCCGGGTGACGCTCCCCGAGGACTCCGAGGGGCACCTGCTGCGGATCGCGGGGGGCGACGCCCGGCGTGCGCTGACGGCGCTGGAGGCCGGCGCGGGCGCGGCGCTCGCCAAGGGCGAGTCCGCGATCTCGCTGGCCACGGTGGAGGAGGCGGTCGACCGGGCCGCGGTGAAGTACGACCGGGCCGGGGACCAGCACTACGACGTGGCCAGTGCGCTGATCAAGTCCATCCGGGGCTCCGATGTAGACGCCGCGCTGCACTACCTCGCGCGGATGATCGAGGCCGGCGAGGACCCCCGGTTCATCGCACGGCGCCTGATGATCTCCGCGAGCGAGGACATCGGGCTGGCGGATCCGACGGCGCTGCAGACGGCGGTCGCCGCGGCGCAGGCCGTCGCCCTGATCGGCTTCCCCGAGGCGCGGATCACCCTCGGCCAGGCCACGGTCGCGCTCGCCCTCGCACCCAAGTCGAACGCGGCCTACCTCGCGATCGACGCGGCGCTGGCGGACGTCCGCGCGGGGCTGGCCGGACCTGTTCCGGCGCATCTGCGGGACAGCCACTACCAGGGCTCGCAGCAGCTCGGTCACGGCGCGGGCTACCAGTACCCGCACGACCTGCCGGGCGGGATCGCGGCGCAGCAGTACGCACCCGACGCGGTGCACGGGCGGCGGTACTACGAACCCACCCGCTACGGCGCCGAGGCCCGCTACGCCGACATCGCCGACCGGGTCCGTGCCCGGCTGCGCGGCGAGGAGGACTGA
- a CDS encoding vitamin K epoxide reductase family protein translates to MTTTAPLDEAHTGANAPKGGAVGASRAFAWMLIVTAAAGLLAAWVITLDKFELLEDKDFKPACSINPVVACGNIMQSDQASAFGAPNPMIGLVAYGIVICVGVTLLTRAAFPRWYWLTFNAGCLFGVGFVTWLQYQSLYTIGNLCLWCCLAWVATIIMFWYVTAHNVRSGFLPAPAAVRGFADEFPWVVPVLHIGVIGILVLTRWWDFWTG, encoded by the coding sequence ATGACGACGACGGCACCCCTCGACGAGGCGCACACGGGCGCGAACGCACCGAAGGGGGGTGCCGTCGGAGCGAGCAGGGCCTTCGCCTGGATGCTCATCGTCACCGCAGCCGCGGGGCTGCTCGCGGCCTGGGTGATCACGCTCGACAAGTTCGAACTTCTGGAGGACAAGGACTTCAAACCGGCGTGCAGCATCAACCCGGTCGTCGCCTGCGGCAACATCATGCAGAGCGACCAGGCTTCGGCCTTCGGCGCGCCCAACCCGATGATCGGGCTGGTGGCCTACGGAATCGTCATCTGCGTCGGCGTCACCCTGCTCACCCGCGCCGCCTTCCCACGCTGGTACTGGCTGACCTTCAACGCGGGCTGTCTGTTCGGCGTCGGCTTCGTGACCTGGCTCCAGTACCAGTCGCTGTACACCATCGGGAACCTGTGCCTGTGGTGCTGCCTGGCGTGGGTCGCGACGATCATCATGTTCTGGTACGTGACCGCGCACAACGTCCGCAGCGGTTTCCTGCCGGCTCCCGCGGCGGTGCGCGGCTTCGCGGACGAGTTCCCGTGGGTGGTGCCGGTGCTGCACATCGGGGTGATCGGCATCCTGGTGCTGACCCGCTGGTGGGACTTCTGGACCGGCTGA
- the hisS gene encoding histidine--tRNA ligase, translated as MSTFKAPKGTYDLLPPDSARYLAVREAIAAPLRRSGYGYVETPGFESVELFARGVGESTDIVTKEMYTLTTKGGDELALRPEGTASVLRAALEANLHRAGNLPVKLWYSGSYYRYERPQKGRYRHFSQVGAEAVGTEDPTLDAELIVLACDAYRSLGLTGFRLLLNSLGDRTCRPDYRAALQDFLRGLDLDEDTRARIDINPLRVLDDKRESVRRQLTGAPMMRDHLCAECKAFHEEVRALLTEAGVPFEDDPRLVRGLDYYTRTTFEFVHDGLGAQSAIGGGGRYDGLSEMIGGPALPSVGWALGVDRTVLALEAEGVELELAPATELFAVPLGDEARRALFRLVTELRREGVAADLAYGGKGMKNAMKSADRSGARFALLLGDRDLAEGVAQLKDLASGEQQALPLDRVVAEVRAELR; from the coding sequence ATGAGCACCTTCAAGGCCCCCAAGGGCACCTACGATCTGCTGCCGCCCGACTCCGCGAGGTATCTCGCCGTGCGTGAGGCCATCGCCGCACCGCTGCGCAGGTCCGGCTACGGATACGTGGAGACGCCCGGGTTCGAGAGCGTCGAGCTGTTCGCACGCGGAGTCGGCGAGTCCACCGACATCGTGACCAAGGAGATGTACACCCTCACCACCAAGGGCGGCGACGAGCTGGCGCTGCGCCCCGAGGGCACCGCCTCGGTGCTGCGCGCCGCGCTGGAGGCCAACCTGCACCGGGCGGGCAACCTCCCGGTGAAGCTGTGGTATTCGGGCTCCTACTACCGCTACGAGCGCCCGCAGAAGGGGCGCTACCGCCACTTCTCGCAGGTGGGAGCCGAGGCGGTGGGTACCGAGGACCCCACGCTCGACGCCGAGCTGATCGTCCTCGCCTGCGACGCGTACCGCTCGCTGGGGCTGACCGGCTTCCGGCTGCTCCTCAACTCGCTCGGCGACCGCACCTGCCGCCCGGACTACCGGGCCGCGCTCCAGGACTTCCTGCGCGGGCTCGACCTGGACGAGGACACCCGCGCCCGGATCGACATCAATCCGCTGCGGGTGCTGGACGACAAGCGGGAGAGCGTACGGCGGCAGCTGACCGGCGCGCCGATGATGCGCGACCACCTGTGCGCGGAGTGCAAGGCGTTCCACGAGGAGGTGCGGGCGCTGCTCACCGAGGCGGGCGTGCCCTTCGAGGACGATCCCCGGCTGGTGCGCGGGCTCGACTACTACACGCGTACCACTTTCGAGTTCGTACACGACGGCCTCGGTGCGCAGTCGGCCATCGGCGGCGGCGGCCGGTACGACGGTCTTTCCGAGATGATCGGCGGCCCCGCGCTGCCGTCCGTCGGCTGGGCCCTGGGCGTGGACCGCACGGTCCTGGCGCTGGAGGCCGAAGGTGTCGAGCTCGAACTGGCCCCGGCCACCGAGCTGTTCGCCGTACCGCTGGGCGACGAGGCACGCCGTGCGCTCTTCCGGCTGGTCACCGAGCTGCGCCGGGAGGGCGTCGCGGCGGACCTGGCCTACGGCGGCAAGGGCATGAAGAACGCCATGAAATCGGCCGACCGTTCCGGGGCCCGGTTCGCGCTGCTGCTCGGGGACCGCGACCTCGCCGAGGGCGTGGCCCAGCTCAAGGACCTCGCCAGCGGCGAGCAGCAGGCCCTCCCGCTGGACCGGGTGGTGGCCGAAGTGCGAGCCGAGCTGCGGTGA